A part of Desulfotomaculum nigrificans DSM 574 genomic DNA contains:
- a CDS encoding XTP/dITP diphosphatase: MKLVLATSNQGKVKELAAMLKDMDFEVVSARDYPGFPEVEEDGDTFKANAIKKARAAAQFTGELSLADDSGLEVDALNGAPGVYSARFAGEPKDDAANNRKLLKLMENVPPARRTGRFRCVIAIARPDGEIYTVDGTCEGIILEELKGDGGFGYDPLFYVPAYQKTFAELDLAEKNTISHRGKALEKAVAILKRLYVGQEG, from the coding sequence ATTAGTTTTAGCCACCAGCAATCAGGGGAAAGTCAAAGAATTAGCCGCCATGCTAAAGGATATGGACTTCGAGGTAGTATCCGCCAGAGATTACCCGGGATTTCCGGAAGTTGAGGAGGACGGGGACACCTTTAAGGCCAATGCCATTAAAAAGGCTAGGGCCGCGGCCCAGTTTACCGGTGAGTTGTCTCTGGCCGATGATTCGGGCCTGGAGGTGGATGCCTTAAACGGCGCACCGGGGGTGTACTCGGCCCGCTTTGCCGGAGAACCTAAGGATGATGCGGCCAACAACCGCAAGCTGCTTAAGCTAATGGAGAATGTTCCCCCGGCCAGGCGCACCGGCAGGTTCCGCTGTGTCATTGCCATCGCCCGTCCGGACGGGGAAATTTATACCGTGGATGGTACCTGTGAAGGCATCATCCTGGAAGAATTAAAGGGTGACGGTGGTTTTGGCTACGATCCCCTCTTTTACGTACCGGCATACCAAAAAACCTTTGCCGAACTGGACCTGGCAGAAAAAAACACCATTAGTCACCGGGGCAAAGCACTGGAAAAGGCGGTGGCCATCTTAAAACGGCTTTATGTCGGCCAGGAGGGTTAA
- a CDS encoding metallophosphoesterase family protein gives MRILVVSDTHGHLEEVQHVVEHLGDVDLILHAGDHYRDTDDLAYYHEIPARGVMGNCDFPGDGPLEDILDVAGYRIFITHGHRYGVHRNTDRLMQRAKELNAQIIIYGHTHIPDHRVEENILILNPGSLVKPRGGSKPSFGLIDINADHVEAHIFTLDYHYPERLASKRMQSRTKTRP, from the coding sequence GTGCGTATTTTAGTTGTTTCCGACACCCACGGGCATCTGGAGGAAGTTCAACATGTGGTGGAACACTTGGGGGATGTGGATTTGATCTTACACGCCGGGGATCACTACCGGGATACCGATGACCTGGCCTACTACCATGAAATACCCGCCCGGGGAGTCATGGGTAACTGTGACTTTCCGGGGGATGGTCCGCTGGAGGATATTCTGGATGTGGCCGGTTACCGGATATTTATTACTCATGGCCACCGGTACGGTGTGCACCGGAATACAGACCGGTTAATGCAGAGGGCCAAAGAACTAAATGCCCAAATCATTATTTATGGCCATACCCATATTCCCGATCACCGGGTAGAAGAAAATATTTTAATCCTAAACCCCGGCAGTTTGGTCAAACCCAGGGGTGGCAGTAAACCTTCCTTTGGCCTGATTGATATTAACGCCGACCACGTAGAGGCCCATATCTTTACTCTTGATTATCATTATCCGGAAAGATTGGCCTCCAAGCGCATGCAAAGCCGGACGAAAACCAGACCGTAG
- a CDS encoding HelD family protein encodes MDNYQQNLQEEMKYLANTVSVLKQELARENQRLSTVKSNLISLGKDMWENTAHSTADFDKVTEMNQYLSAVMEQTVHYQNILRQVEKYKKMISCPYFGRFDFIEDGCAGAEKIYVGLATVMDTKTDNVIVYDWRAPIASIYYRYELGKVAYDAPAGPITGEVKLKRQYKIQDSQLKYFFDCSIVIKDEILQEILGRNASPKMKTIVETIQKEQDFIIRDMENELLIVQGVAGSGKTSIALHRVAFLLYQGLGANLKAHNVMIISPNRIFSSYIANVLPELGEANVEQRTFGEIIATALAGRFKVESREEQLESIIILGHTKEGDVRRQSINFKGSRTFKQILDRLLWHYARKLIPFTDVYFAGQIIATRQQLKNHFLNDKTGLPMAKRLKRLESMILDKVHPLRRKRLERIEKIVQQSERHDLEIKSFSRLLSIKEARAFRERLEKFTSIDFWQLYYILFNQPGLLLKLAKGLELPGDIDRIVATTRQALQAGEIFYEDCAPLLYLKLKLEGSDLFPDIKQVVIDEAQDYYPLQYEVFKLLFPEANYTVLGDINQTMEKNSDDGLYDEVAAILDKKKTTKLFLNKSYRSSYEINMFNRQLLGEQGDFIPFERHTETPQVVQKETEELMDQAIVNDANYFLDQGYATVAIICKTLQDAQRVHAKIKDQINVKLMQPSADRMEKGIMIIPSYMAKGLEFDVVLLYDASQENYSSEFDKKLLYIGCTRALHRLRLYYCGERSPLI; translated from the coding sequence ATGGATAACTACCAGCAAAATCTTCAGGAAGAGATGAAATACCTGGCAAACACTGTATCTGTGCTTAAACAGGAGCTGGCTAGGGAAAACCAGCGTTTGTCCACTGTAAAAAGTAATTTAATCTCCTTGGGGAAGGACATGTGGGAGAATACCGCCCACTCTACAGCTGATTTTGATAAAGTTACGGAAATGAACCAATATCTGTCGGCGGTCATGGAGCAAACGGTACATTACCAAAACATTTTGCGGCAAGTAGAAAAATATAAAAAGATGATCTCTTGTCCCTATTTTGGCCGGTTTGATTTTATCGAAGACGGTTGTGCCGGTGCAGAAAAGATTTATGTGGGACTGGCTACAGTAATGGATACCAAGACTGACAATGTAATTGTCTATGATTGGCGGGCCCCGATCGCCAGCATTTATTACCGCTATGAGTTGGGTAAAGTAGCATATGACGCACCCGCCGGCCCCATCACCGGTGAAGTTAAATTAAAGCGGCAGTATAAAATCCAGGACTCCCAGCTGAAATACTTTTTTGATTGCAGCATTGTTATTAAAGATGAAATACTCCAGGAAATCCTTGGTCGCAACGCTTCACCTAAAATGAAAACCATTGTGGAAACCATCCAGAAGGAACAGGATTTTATTATCAGGGATATGGAAAATGAACTGTTAATTGTCCAGGGGGTGGCCGGCAGCGGTAAAACCTCAATTGCCTTACACCGGGTGGCTTTCCTGCTGTATCAAGGTTTAGGGGCAAATTTGAAAGCCCATAATGTCATGATCATATCCCCCAACCGTATCTTTAGCAGCTATATTGCCAACGTTTTACCGGAACTGGGGGAAGCAAACGTGGAGCAAAGAACCTTTGGGGAGATAATAGCCACTGCCTTGGCTGGCCGGTTTAAGGTGGAATCCAGGGAGGAACAGCTGGAGTCAATCATCATTTTGGGCCATACAAAGGAGGGAGATGTAAGGCGGCAAAGCATTAATTTTAAAGGTTCACGCACTTTTAAACAAATACTTGATCGCCTGCTGTGGCATTATGCCCGCAAGCTTATCCCTTTCACAGATGTGTATTTTGCCGGGCAAATTATCGCCACCAGGCAGCAGTTAAAAAACCATTTCCTGAACGACAAAACAGGTCTCCCGATGGCTAAACGGCTTAAAAGGCTGGAAAGCATGATACTGGATAAGGTTCACCCCTTACGCAGGAAGAGACTTGAGCGAATTGAAAAAATAGTACAGCAAAGTGAAAGGCACGACTTGGAGATAAAATCCTTTAGTCGTTTGTTGTCTATCAAAGAGGCCAGGGCCTTCCGGGAGCGACTGGAGAAGTTTACCAGTATTGATTTCTGGCAGCTGTATTACATCCTGTTTAACCAACCGGGACTATTGTTAAAGCTGGCCAAAGGACTTGAGCTGCCCGGGGATATTGACCGGATCGTCGCCACCACCAGACAGGCTCTGCAGGCGGGGGAGATTTTTTACGAAGACTGTGCCCCCCTGTTGTACCTGAAGCTAAAACTTGAGGGCAGTGATTTATTTCCGGATATAAAACAGGTGGTCATTGATGAGGCCCAGGATTATTACCCCTTGCAATATGAAGTGTTTAAATTATTATTTCCGGAAGCCAACTATACTGTACTGGGGGACATTAACCAGACAATGGAAAAGAATTCGGACGATGGGCTGTATGATGAGGTGGCTGCGATACTTGATAAAAAGAAGACAACCAAGTTGTTTTTAAATAAAAGTTACCGGTCTTCATATGAAATTAATATGTTTAACCGGCAGCTTTTGGGTGAACAGGGGGATTTCATCCCCTTTGAACGCCACACAGAGACACCTCAGGTGGTACAAAAGGAAACAGAAGAATTAATGGATCAGGCTATTGTTAATGATGCAAATTATTTTCTGGATCAGGGTTATGCCACCGTGGCCATCATCTGCAAAACCTTGCAAGATGCGCAAAGGGTTCATGCCAAGATAAAGGATCAGATAAATGTAAAACTGATGCAGCCATCTGCTGATAGGATGGAGAAAGGGATTATGATAATTCCCTCTTATATGGCCAAAGGGCTGGAATTTGATGTGGTTTTGTTATATGATGCCAGCCAGGAAAATTACTCCAGTGAATTTGATAAAAAGTTACTCTATATAGGTTGTACCAGAGCGCTGCACCGGTTACGTCTTTATTATTGCGGGGAAAGAAGCCCGTTGATTTAA
- a CDS encoding MFS transporter has translation MDHIKDVFLKLVIALYYAAQGVFLPYLPVLFKNQGFPYWQIGILLAIGPIINILTQSAWGYFCDKLQTVKKLLLLQLAISTVLSIFILHFHSFWGLLAYLTVFYFFYRPLPSLIDTLTVNAVKDRPTRYGNYRMFGSLGFTLAALGSGYLLNRLGVQNSPYLISVLLGLNLLCALQVHDAKYICSPPRLRDLTGLVKKPEVLQFLLAATLLGTTQAANDNFISVHLQNLGGSIKDTGLAWTVGVTAEIIAFFVISRLHFRRRMLSILGFTSLLYGTRWLLMAYVTSIKLILVIQLLHGTCYALFLTAVQNHLLKTIPDQLRATGQGLLYMTVFGLGGVLGITGGGALMGRFGAQGFYLTCLFFTLGAFMVFNRLKKKVASPSRTQQ, from the coding sequence GTGGACCATATTAAAGACGTATTTCTCAAACTTGTCATCGCCTTGTATTATGCCGCCCAGGGGGTGTTTTTGCCCTATCTGCCGGTGCTATTTAAAAACCAAGGGTTTCCCTACTGGCAAATTGGCATCCTGCTGGCCATCGGGCCGATTATTAATATCCTTACCCAGTCTGCCTGGGGTTATTTTTGCGATAAATTGCAAACCGTGAAAAAGCTATTACTGCTGCAACTGGCGATCTCGACGGTTTTGAGCATATTTATTTTACACTTTCATTCCTTTTGGGGCCTGTTGGCCTACCTGACGGTCTTTTATTTTTTTTACCGCCCGCTGCCTTCACTGATCGACACCCTGACTGTTAACGCAGTGAAGGACAGACCCACCCGCTACGGCAATTACCGCATGTTCGGCTCCCTGGGCTTCACCCTGGCCGCCCTGGGGTCCGGCTACCTGCTGAACCGGCTGGGAGTCCAAAACAGCCCCTACTTGATCAGCGTCTTGCTTGGCCTTAACCTGTTGTGCGCCCTGCAGGTACACGACGCCAAATATATCTGCTCACCACCGAGACTCAGGGACCTAACCGGGCTGGTAAAAAAGCCTGAGGTTTTGCAATTCCTGCTGGCCGCCACCCTGCTGGGCACAACCCAGGCCGCCAATGACAATTTCATTAGTGTCCACCTGCAAAACCTGGGTGGTTCCATCAAAGACACCGGTCTGGCCTGGACTGTGGGGGTGACGGCGGAGATAATCGCCTTTTTCGTCATTAGCCGGCTGCACTTCCGGCGCCGGATGCTGTCTATCCTGGGCTTTACTTCTCTACTCTACGGCACCCGCTGGCTGTTGATGGCCTATGTCACCAGCATTAAGTTAATTCTGGTGATCCAGTTGCTGCACGGCACTTGTTATGCCCTTTTCCTTACCGCGGTACAGAACCACCTGTTGAAAACCATCCCGGACCAACTGCGAGCAACCGGCCAGGGACTGCTGTACATGACAGTATTTGGCCTGGGTGGCGTGCTGGGCATAACCGGCGGGGGAGCGCTGATGGGCCGCTTTGGTGCCCAGGGCTTCTACCTCACTTGCCTGTTCTTTACTTTGGGAGCGTTTATGGTCTTTAACAGGTTAAAGAAAAAGGTGGCATCGCCCAGCCGCACGCAGCAGTAA
- a CDS encoding nitroreductase family protein, whose protein sequence is MNIIDCIKGRRSIRAFRDQPVPPEIIEELINLGTRAATASNNQPWGFVVITDKAEMKRLSDLSRDHWLANLDAYPFMKQYKNLLTKENYNMFYNAPCLLIIYGDARAHRYVKDCTLAAGNIMLAAREYGLGTCWIGNAENICDTEEFKSKYNVPRNYKVVCPMIIGYPQAELPASKRKPARIFNK, encoded by the coding sequence ATGAACATCATTGATTGTATTAAAGGCAGGCGGAGTATTAGAGCCTTTCGTGACCAACCGGTACCGCCGGAAATTATTGAGGAGTTAATTAACCTGGGCACCAGGGCCGCCACAGCATCCAATAACCAGCCCTGGGGTTTTGTGGTGATCACTGATAAGGCAGAAATGAAAAGATTGTCAGACTTATCCAGAGATCACTGGCTGGCCAATCTGGATGCTTACCCTTTTATGAAGCAGTATAAAAACTTATTGACCAAGGAAAATTACAATATGTTTTATAACGCCCCTTGTTTGCTAATTATTTATGGCGATGCCCGGGCCCACCGGTATGTAAAGGATTGTACCCTGGCGGCCGGGAACATTATGCTGGCTGCCCGGGAGTACGGGCTTGGCACCTGCTGGATTGGTAACGCCGAAAATATATGTGACACAGAGGAATTCAAGTCTAAATATAACGTGCCTCGTAACTATAAAGTGGTATGCCCCATGATTATAGGTTACCCTCAGGCAGAATTACCTGCTAGCAAGCGCAAACCGGCGCGGATTTTTAATAAGTAA
- a CDS encoding PucR family transcriptional regulator, giving the protein MGITVQDALSLDVLKGARLIAGAKGLERVIKRVSVLECPDCDEYKGLLREGDFFLTSFYAFKDDEPSLFTAVETLIESGSSGLCVLDLYMEDLPTELKQLADREKYPIVMISKDLPYADVITDIMDLIIQNKENIITEMQVDQLLQAGSDKNKVRSIAYQINPRFSEHILAIYCTGDATIRKISTRIQEKFNGKDSWAVLPYRQGILLLISFMTRPEDKRLTNELNSVIDTIKGYADQRPLGISRLYTGLENIGLCIKEAMLAGGLGEKVLGRQVTRYQDLGVYRVLAIIQDAPEVKAFHDEIIMPLLDYDSKNHTNLFKTAVAYIDNDGDINRTAQELFQHANTVRYRLTKIKEILQMEALEGSFYEQLSVAVKIHKLL; this is encoded by the coding sequence ATGGGTATAACTGTACAGGATGCCTTAAGCTTAGATGTGCTCAAAGGAGCCAGATTAATTGCCGGGGCCAAGGGTCTGGAACGGGTGATTAAAAGAGTAAGTGTGCTGGAATGTCCCGATTGTGACGAATACAAGGGATTATTAAGAGAAGGGGACTTTTTTCTCACCAGTTTTTATGCCTTTAAAGATGATGAGCCATCCTTGTTTACCGCCGTGGAAACTCTAATTGAGTCGGGGTCCAGCGGACTGTGTGTGCTTGACCTGTACATGGAGGACCTGCCGACTGAGCTCAAACAATTGGCTGATCGAGAGAAGTACCCCATTGTCATGATTTCCAAGGACCTGCCCTATGCGGATGTTATTACTGATATTATGGATTTAATCATTCAAAACAAAGAAAATATCATTACCGAAATGCAAGTGGATCAGCTCTTGCAGGCGGGTTCAGACAAAAATAAGGTCAGGAGCATTGCCTATCAAATAAATCCTCGATTTAGCGAGCATATCTTAGCCATTTACTGTACCGGTGATGCAACTATCAGAAAAATAAGCACTCGGATCCAGGAAAAATTTAACGGTAAAGACAGTTGGGCGGTACTGCCATACCGGCAGGGGATTCTGCTGCTGATAAGTTTTATGACCCGACCCGAGGACAAACGCCTGACCAATGAGTTAAACTCGGTCATTGATACAATTAAAGGTTATGCCGACCAACGTCCGCTGGGGATTAGCCGACTTTATACCGGATTGGAAAACATTGGCCTGTGCATTAAGGAGGCCATGTTGGCCGGCGGTTTGGGGGAAAAAGTGTTGGGTCGGCAGGTAACCAGGTATCAGGATTTAGGCGTGTACCGGGTTCTGGCCATAATCCAAGATGCCCCCGAGGTTAAGGCATTCCATGATGAAATTATTATGCCCCTGCTGGATTATGACAGTAAAAACCATACCAATTTGTTCAAGACGGCAGTGGCCTATATTGATAATGACGGCGATATTAACCGGACCGCCCAGGAACTTTTTCAGCATGCCAACACGGTCCGCTACCGTTTGACCAAGATCAAAGAAATCCTGCAGATGGAAGCATTGGAAGGAAGTTTTTACGAGCAGTTATCCGTGGCGGTAAAAATTCATAAGTTGTTGTAA
- a CDS encoding IS30 family transposase codes for MAVTFKSTTSVRSFKHLSVFERGQIAALLKEGKSQRYIAKKLGRSPSTISREIKRGTTTQRRSDLSTYEKYFPETGQAVYEKNRMNCGAKCKVAQVEGFLKFAENKILRDKWSPDVVVGACKKDPNWQNTAIVCTKTLYNYIDQGLLAVRNIDLTLKTRLKPKRKGLRPNKRIMGQSIDCRPAEVQQRQTFGHWEIDTVIGKRANDSVILTLTERKTRHELLFLLDAKDSQSVNKALLKLKDYYGERISQVFRTITADNGSEFSELANTLQQWGIKAYFTHPYSSWERGTNERHNGLIRRFVPKGKAIKDFSAATIYRIQNWLNKLPRKILGYKTPEECFCEELSKIA; via the coding sequence ATGGCTGTTACATTTAAGTCTACCACATCTGTACGTTCTTTTAAACACCTAAGTGTCTTTGAAAGAGGACAAATAGCTGCGCTGTTAAAAGAGGGTAAGAGCCAACGTTACATAGCTAAAAAATTAGGCCGCTCACCAAGCACAATTAGCCGGGAGATTAAAAGAGGAACTACAACCCAAAGGCGCTCTGACTTGTCAACTTATGAAAAATATTTTCCGGAAACCGGGCAGGCGGTTTACGAAAAAAATCGTATGAACTGTGGGGCAAAGTGCAAGGTGGCCCAGGTTGAAGGTTTTCTAAAATTTGCAGAAAACAAGATACTACGTGATAAATGGTCCCCGGATGTAGTTGTCGGTGCATGCAAAAAAGATCCCAATTGGCAAAATACTGCAATTGTTTGCACGAAAACCTTATATAACTACATCGATCAAGGGTTACTGGCTGTTCGTAATATCGATTTAACCCTCAAAACGAGATTAAAGCCAAAGAGGAAGGGATTACGTCCAAACAAACGAATAATGGGACAAAGTATCGACTGTCGACCGGCAGAAGTGCAACAACGCCAGACTTTTGGGCATTGGGAAATTGATACGGTAATAGGTAAAAGAGCAAATGATTCAGTCATTCTAACCCTAACTGAACGAAAAACCAGACATGAGCTACTTTTCCTTTTAGATGCTAAGGATAGCCAATCTGTTAATAAAGCCCTCTTAAAACTTAAAGATTATTACGGAGAACGAATTTCACAAGTATTTCGGACAATTACCGCTGATAATGGTTCAGAGTTCAGCGAATTGGCCAATACGTTACAACAATGGGGTATTAAAGCATACTTCACTCATCCCTATTCTTCTTGGGAACGTGGAACTAATGAACGCCATAATGGGTTAATACGCCGGTTTGTTCCTAAAGGGAAAGCCATTAAGGATTTTTCAGCGGCCACGATTTACCGCATACAAAATTGGCTAAATAAGCTTCCACGTAAAATATTAGGATATAAGACGCCTGAAGAATGTTTTTGCGAAGAGCTGTCCAAAATAGCTTAA
- a CDS encoding ABC transporter substrate-binding protein, translated as MVLTIFALTIVTGCGGNQAGQGGQKAKIAYYAYNSEPVLDWDPSVEFSNGIVVMNNIYETLLRYDPAENKVIPVLATDYTKSPDGLTWTFHLRKGVKFHDGTEMKADAVKFSIERTKKLNKGAAYIWEPVQQINVKDDYTVEFKLSYAAPLDLIASCGYAAFIMSPKVANQPEDWFAKGNEAGTGPYKLQSTKKGEEVVLTRFDEYWRGWEGNHFDKVIIKKVPETASRRQLVEKGEADVTIELPYEDVEALKKNSNVEVLTAPAFQNLFFCLNTEKAPLNNKLVRQALSYAFPYDDVVKYAMGNYATQARGAIPYGHWGHGDNLFQYKHDLNKAKELLAQAGYPNGGFKLLLTYMSGDEAEKKTAELYKAELAKLNINLEVRGMPWESQWEMAKSKDPNQRQDILGMYWWVDYASPYSWLRSIFHSENDILFNLNYYKNPTFDKLIDEANAKSGIDRAGAEKMYIDAQKILVEDAPSIFAYDKKCVWIYNKHFKGLKSNAAYPNTIFFYDTYRE; from the coding sequence ATGGTATTGACTATCTTTGCCCTAACCATTGTCACCGGCTGCGGCGGCAATCAAGCGGGACAAGGCGGTCAAAAGGCTAAAATTGCTTACTATGCCTATAACAGTGAACCGGTTTTGGACTGGGATCCCAGTGTGGAATTTTCCAACGGTATTGTGGTAATGAACAACATTTACGAGACCTTATTAAGATATGACCCGGCCGAAAACAAGGTTATACCTGTGCTGGCCACCGACTACACCAAATCCCCGGATGGTTTAACTTGGACTTTTCACCTGAGAAAAGGTGTCAAGTTCCATGACGGTACTGAAATGAAAGCCGATGCGGTTAAGTTCTCCATTGAAAGAACCAAGAAACTAAACAAAGGTGCCGCTTATATTTGGGAACCGGTACAACAAATTAACGTGAAAGATGATTACACTGTTGAATTTAAACTAAGTTACGCCGCCCCGTTGGATTTAATTGCCAGCTGCGGTTATGCTGCCTTTATCATGTCCCCCAAAGTGGCCAACCAGCCTGAAGATTGGTTTGCCAAGGGCAACGAGGCCGGCACCGGTCCCTATAAACTGCAGAGCACCAAGAAGGGTGAAGAAGTGGTGCTCACTCGCTTTGATGAATACTGGCGGGGCTGGGAAGGCAACCACTTCGACAAGGTAATTATTAAGAAGGTGCCGGAAACTGCCTCCAGACGCCAGTTGGTGGAAAAAGGTGAAGCTGATGTGACCATTGAGCTGCCTTATGAAGATGTGGAGGCCCTGAAGAAAAACTCTAATGTGGAGGTATTGACTGCTCCTGCATTCCAAAACCTCTTCTTCTGCCTGAACACAGAAAAAGCGCCCTTAAACAATAAACTGGTAAGACAGGCTTTATCCTATGCCTTCCCCTATGATGATGTGGTGAAATATGCTATGGGCAACTATGCCACCCAGGCCAGGGGCGCTATTCCTTACGGTCACTGGGGACATGGCGATAACCTGTTCCAGTATAAACATGACCTCAACAAGGCTAAAGAATTGCTGGCCCAGGCCGGTTACCCCAACGGAGGGTTTAAACTTCTGTTAACCTACATGTCCGGGGACGAAGCGGAAAAGAAAACCGCCGAACTATATAAGGCTGAGCTGGCCAAGCTGAATATTAACCTGGAAGTAAGGGGTATGCCCTGGGAAAGCCAGTGGGAGATGGCCAAGAGTAAGGATCCCAATCAGCGCCAGGATATTTTAGGTATGTACTGGTGGGTGGATTATGCCAGCCCATACAGCTGGTTGCGTAGTATCTTCCACAGTGAAAATGATATCCTGTTTAACTTGAATTACTATAAAAACCCCACCTTCGATAAGCTGATTGATGAAGCCAACGCTAAGAGCGGTATTGACCGGGCCGGAGCCGAAAAAATGTATATTGACGCCCAGAAAATACTGGTGGAAGATGCACCGTCCATCTTTGCTTACGATAAGAAATGTGTTTGGATTTACAACAAGCACTTTAAAGGGTTGAAGAGCAACGCTGCATATCCCAACACCATTTTCTTCTATGATACCTACCGTGAATAA
- a CDS encoding ABC transporter permease: protein MRSFILKRLGLGVLVLLGVITVTFFITRVIPSDPAAQWVGPRATPQQIAAARVELGLDQPLYVQYGKYISQLVHGDLGKSLRSHQPVADELKSYLPATIELVVLSTIIALFLGIPLGVISAKRKDQLVDHFSRIFCVGAVSLPTFWVGLFLQLLFYRILGVLPLGDQLSTDVKLLYEIPHITGFLLFDSLVTGNLVVFKDALVHMILPGITIALYPLGLVARMTRSALLEILNEDYISAARSYGLPERLVLWKYALKNTLGPTATVVTLSIGYTLVNTFLIEAIFSWPGIGSYISAAVISLDYPAIMGVTIFSAIAYVILNMIADFIIALDPRVRA from the coding sequence GTGCGTTCATTTATTCTAAAAAGACTGGGGCTAGGGGTCCTGGTGTTGCTGGGTGTCATAACAGTTACCTTTTTTATCACCAGAGTAATTCCTTCCGATCCGGCTGCCCAGTGGGTGGGGCCCCGGGCCACACCTCAGCAAATTGCGGCAGCCAGGGTGGAGTTGGGTTTAGATCAACCGCTTTATGTACAATACGGTAAATATATTTCTCAGTTGGTCCACGGTGATTTGGGCAAGTCCCTGCGCAGCCACCAACCGGTTGCCGATGAACTAAAATCCTACCTGCCGGCCACCATTGAACTGGTGGTATTATCCACCATCATTGCACTTTTTCTGGGTATACCGCTGGGGGTTATATCGGCCAAAAGGAAAGACCAACTTGTTGACCACTTTAGCCGGATTTTTTGTGTGGGAGCGGTATCCCTGCCCACATTCTGGGTGGGGTTGTTCCTCCAGCTGTTGTTCTATAGAATCCTGGGTGTGCTGCCATTAGGGGACCAGTTAAGTACAGATGTCAAACTGTTATATGAGATCCCCCATATCACCGGATTCTTACTTTTTGACAGCCTGGTCACCGGTAACCTGGTGGTTTTTAAAGATGCTTTGGTACACATGATTCTGCCAGGTATTACCATTGCTTTATATCCCCTGGGCCTGGTGGCCAGAATGACCCGTTCCGCCCTACTGGAGATCTTAAATGAAGACTATATCAGTGCGGCCAGGTCTTATGGTTTGCCCGAGCGGTTGGTGTTATGGAAATATGCTCTGAAGAATACCCTGGGCCCCACTGCTACGGTAGTAACCCTTTCCATTGGTTATACCCTGGTCAATACCTTTTTAATTGAGGCCATTTTCAGTTGGCCGGGGATCGGTAGCTATATCTCTGCGGCAGTCATTAGTTTGGATTACCCGGCCATTATGGGTGTAACCATTTTCTCCGCCATCGCCTATGTCATCTTAAACATGATCGCCGACTTCATTATTGCGCTAGACCCGCGGGTGCGGGCTTAA
- the nikC gene encoding nickel transporter permease, with protein sequence MSLAVGKDLKPRLKEFKFSLYLLNRNKLTRLSLLVVLALIFIAVVAPLIVPYPQHISLETNPQDKLLPPSAQYLFGTDELGRDIFSRVLYGTRISLQTALLAVGLALLIGIPLGAVAGFFGGFIDELIMRITDIFLSFPPLLLAITIAAFMGPSLHNAMLAIALSWWPWYTRLIRGQAVSIRERQFVKAARAIGTPPFKIIFSHIVPNCIAPVIVQASMDIGGVILTIASLSFLGLGAQPPMPDWGLMVSTSRNYFLEAWWYSIFPGMAIFITVLVFNLLGDGLREIMDPKTRKL encoded by the coding sequence ATGTCCTTAGCAGTTGGCAAAGATTTAAAGCCGCGGCTTAAAGAATTTAAGTTTTCTTTATACCTTCTAAACAGAAATAAGCTCACCAGGTTATCCCTGCTGGTTGTGTTGGCTTTAATCTTCATTGCTGTGGTAGCGCCCCTCATCGTACCCTACCCGCAGCACATTAGTTTAGAAACCAACCCCCAGGATAAGCTGCTGCCGCCTTCGGCCCAGTATCTCTTTGGCACGGACGAACTGGGGCGGGATATTTTTAGCCGGGTACTTTATGGCACCAGAATCTCCTTGCAGACCGCCCTATTGGCCGTTGGCCTGGCTTTACTGATCGGTATACCCTTAGGTGCGGTGGCCGGTTTCTTCGGTGGTTTCATTGACGAATTAATCATGCGGATCACTGATATTTTCCTAAGTTTCCCCCCGCTACTGCTGGCCATTACCATTGCCGCCTTTATGGGACCCAGCCTGCATAATGCCATGCTGGCCATTGCCTTATCCTGGTGGCCATGGTACACCAGGTTGATCCGGGGCCAGGCGGTTTCCATCAGGGAAAGACAATTTGTCAAAGCTGCCCGGGCCATTGGTACACCGCCCTTTAAGATCATTTTTAGTCATATTGTACCTAACTGTATAGCACCGGTTATCGTGCAGGCTTCCATGGATATTGGCGGGGTTATTCTAACCATTGCTTCCCTGAGCTTCTTGGGTTTAGGGGCCCAACCTCCGATGCCCGATTGGGGGCTGATGGTAAGCACTAGCCGAAACTATTTCTTAGAGGCCTGGTGGTACAGTATTTTCCCGGGTATGGCCATCTTCATTACCGTTCTGGTATTTAACCTGCTGGGCGATGGTTTGCGCGAAATCATGGACCCCAAAACCCGCAAGCTTTAG